One region of Culex pipiens pallens isolate TS chromosome 2, TS_CPP_V2, whole genome shotgun sequence genomic DNA includes:
- the LOC120424473 gene encoding high mobility group protein 20A, producing MDKSTDGENTAPGLVKTAKNGNGKAKAAATSAGAKPVRKRKKIKDANAPKHPLTGYVRYMNEFREERRLKNPALSAVDITKLLAEEWSNLSDEVKKPFLEAAEVDRLRYHREVSEYKQNNVTPPSTNSKKPKSNGDGDSDHKDAVPYLNGKEEKRPGGEIRVGDYEIPIFTDDFLEHNKVIDSELRMLRKSNIDYEQQNSVLEKHVENMDNGIQKLDNETSSLRARNATLQSYLQKLRSVLASALAGLPIGPEHKGATADNIDEYMAELHQMAKSSTHGHTLNKAKDIIRKLDLQSLAT from the exons ATGGACAAATCAACGGATGGTGAAAACACTGCCCCGGGGCTCgtcaaaacggccaaaaatggaaACGGAAAAGCCAAAGCCGCCGCGACATCAGCCGGAGCAAAACCGGTTCGTAAACGCAAGAAGATCAAGGACGCAAACGCACCGAAGCATCCGCTAACAG GATACGTCCGGTACATGAACGAGTTCCGCGAGGAACGCCGACTGAAAAATCCAGCCCTGTCGGCCGTCGATATCACCAAGCTGCTGGCCGAAGAGTGGAGCAACCTTTCGGACGAGGTCAAAAAGCCTTTCCTCGAAGCAGCCGAAGTTGACCGGCTGCGCTACCACCGCGAGGTCTCCGAGTACAAACAGAATAACGTAACGCCACCGTCGACCAACAGCAAGAAGCCCAAATCGAACGGCGATGGCGACTCGGACCACAAAGATGCCGTTCCGTATCTCAACGGAAAGGAAGAAAAACGTCCCGGAGGGGAAATCCGCGTCGGCGACTACGAAATCCCGATCTTCACCGACGACTTTCTCGAACACAACAAGGTGATCGACTCGGAGCTGCGAATGTTGCGCAAGTCCAACATCGACTACGAGCAGCAAAACTCAGTCCTGGAGAAGCACGTCGAAAACATGGACAACGGCATCCAAAAGCTGGACAACGAGACGAGCAGTCTGCGGGCTCGGAATGCCACCTTGCAGAGCTATCTGCAAAAGCTGCGATCGGTGCTGGCCAGTGCGCTGGCCGGACTTCCGATTGGGCCGGAGCACAAGGGTGCCACGGCGGACAACATTGACGAGTACATGGCCGAGCTGCACCAGATGGCCAAGTCGAGCACGCACGGCCACACGCTCAACAAGGCCAAGGACATCATCCGGAAGCTGGACCTGCAGAGTCTGGCCACGTAA
- the LOC120424466 gene encoding ATP synthase membrane subunit K, mitochondrial-like — MAGGEQGGDNLKGLSKIFNGETIKGRANVAKATYAGLGLLILYFSLKPSKK, encoded by the exons ATGGCCGGCGGTGAACAGGGTGGAGACAACCTGAAGGGTCTGTCCAAGATCTTCAACGGCGAAACCATCAAGGGACGGGCAAAT GTCGCGAAGGCCACCTACGCCGGCCTCGGACTGCTCATCCTGTACTTCTCGCTGAAGCCGTCGAAAAAGTAA
- the LOC120424474 gene encoding putative fatty acyl-CoA reductase CG5065, whose amino-acid sequence MLVDYAVRTQCGVQCSVGWVKVRTKSAIMSSVPLKGIPETFAGADVFITGGSGFMGKVLIEKLIRSCPDVGQVFVLVRPRRGKSPEERIAELVKVPLFDKVREMHPENIQKIVPICGDCSELKLGLDEESLKRMENVQFVFHAAASVRFDDPLEKAILLNTRGTREVIHWATTLKSLKAVVHISTTYSNPEIFEIEERIYPAKMDWRKAIEMAENVDSEVFQTMSQKLTGFAPNTYTFTKGLAEQICNDYHKELPIVVFRPSVVTNTEEEPVHGWIDNFNGPVGLLVGMGIGLMRTGYVNLNNRINCIPADVSIKAMIIAAWKKANEGPGQLTVINSAAEVHKTADYNFLIYDARYVYYKHPMSQVLWAPGGTHAPCKYVYYLLFFLYQVVPSMFLDMALKARGKKPFLLKLQRKVFDAQMSLKYFTDNEWVFKTDNFRNLAHDLLESDRETFSIAYMCLGMQEYYRRCILGGRRYLMRESDDTIPAAKEKLKRLLMINKIAKGLFFALLAYILYKTVYVPYFA is encoded by the exons ATGTTGGTTGATTACGCCGTTAGAACTCAGTGTGGGGTTCAGTGTTCTGTTGGTTGGGTGAAAGTGCGAACGAAGAGTGCGATCATGAGTTCGGTTCCGTTGAAGGGTATCCCGGAAACGTTTGCCGGGGCGGATGTGTTCATCACGGGAGGTTCCGGCTTCATGGGGAAGGTGCTGATCGAGAAGTTGATCCGATCGTGCCCGGATGTTGGCCAGGTGTTTGTGCTGGTACGACCCCGCCGGGGCAAGTCCCCGGAAGAGCGGATCGCTGAGCTGGTGAAGGTTCCG TTGTTTGACAAGGTGCGCGAGATGCATCCGGAAAATATCCAGAAGATCGTGCCGATCTGTGGGGATTGTTCGGAGCTGAAGCTGGGACTGGACGAAGAAAGTTTGAAGAGAATGGAGAATGTTCAGTTTGTGTTTCATGCTGCGGCAAGCGTCCGCTTTGATGATCCACTGGAGAAAGCGATCCTGTTGAATACCCGTGGAACGCGTGAGGTGATTCATTGGGCCACGACGTTGAAGAGCCTGAAAGCAGTGGTACATATCTCTACGACCTACAGCAATCCGGAGATATTCGAGATCGAGGAACGGATCTATCCGGCCAAGATGGACTGGCGAAAGGCGATCGAGATGGCGGAGAACGTCGATTCGGAGGTATTCCAGACCATGTCCCAGAA GTTAACCGGATTCGCCCCAAATACGTACACCTTCACCAAGGGACTTGCCGAGCAGATCTGCAACGATTATCACAAGGAACTGCCGATCGTCGTCTTTCGACCGTCGGTTGTTACCAACACCGAGGAGGAACCTGTCCACGGATGGATCGATAACTTCAACGGTCCCGTTGGACTGCTCGTTGGAATGGGCATTGGACTGATGCGAACCGGCTACGTCAACCTGAACAACCGAATCAACTGCATCCCAGCGGACGTGAGCATCAAAGCCATGATCATCGCGGCCTGGAAGAAGGCCAACGAAGGACCAGGGCAGCTTACGGTGATCAACAGTGCCGCGGAAGTGCACAAGACAGCGGACTACAACTTCCTGATCTACGATGCGCGGTACGTGTACTACAAGCACCCGATGTCCCAGGTCCTGTGGGCTCCCGGTGGAACTCACGCTCCGTGCAAGTACGTGTACTACCTGCTGTTCTTCCTGTACCAGGTGGTACCTTCGATGTTCCTTGACATGGCATTGAAAGCGCGCGGAAAAAAGCCATT CTTACTCAAACTACAACGCAAGGTCTTCGATGCACAGATGTCACTGAAATACTTCACCGACAATGAGTGGGTCTTCAAAACGGACAACTTCCGAAATCTTGCCCACGATCTCTTAGAATCTGACCG TGAAACCTTCAGCATCGCATACATGTGCCTTGGGATGCAGGAGTACTACCGGCGCTGCATCCTTGGGGGTCGCCGTTACCTGATGCGCGAGTCCGACGATACGATACCGGCCGCAAAGGAGAAGCTGAAACGTTTGCTGATGATCAACAAGATAGCAAAGGGACTGTTTTTCGCCTTGCTAGCTTACATACTTTACAAAACGGTTTACGTTCcgtattttgcttga